In a single window of the Papaver somniferum cultivar HN1 chromosome 8, ASM357369v1, whole genome shotgun sequence genome:
- the LOC113306887 gene encoding protein RETICULATA-RELATED 1, chloroplastic-like gives MMAQSLIPSSQITTALNSRRIPKRVNLSASNHHQNPLSSSSSPILNPSRLIFTPLRVSRKLRKGVYANAVVDEGSEAIASLERCFGAAAASTSSSTPSMSCTTMKGSNYGAFGAVTLEKSKLDMTKPETKTSPEVATGGGGGDIGKRINNGGGDGGDDGGDDDDYFDDFDEGDDGDDGGLFRRRIVLSELFGRKFLDSVLNEWHKTVMDLPAGIRQGYEMGWLSSAQIVKYLATHARPTTIRVVSRTLPEGMSRAFIGRMIADPAFLYRFLLEQAAAIGCSVWWEVKTRKERLKQEWDLALINVLTTTACNAIVVWSLAPCRSYGSTFRYDLQNTIQKLPNNVFERSYPQREFDLQQRFQSFFYKAAELCMVGITAGAAQGALSKLSASKKEGRLSVTMPTVSNNALSYGAFLGIYANLRYQLLCGLDKTVMNHFDVLGVALCLSTAMRVLNVQVGETSRLAWLGMQADPLVESDNLLKAYNRPTEAAPASSSNWFISKNPVVSGLDLFGKKQRNTDGEAPPPPNTRRKRIVRKKVTA, from the exons ATGATGGCTCAATCTTTAATTCCATCCTCACAAATTACCACAGCGTTAAATTCACGTCGAATTCCAAAGAGGGTCAATCTATCAGCATcaaatcatcatcaaaaccctctttcatcatcatcatccccaATTTTAAACCCAAGTAGATTAATATTTACTCCTCTTCGTGTTAGTAGAAAATTGAGGAAAGGGGTTTATGCTAATGCTGTGGTTGATGAAGGGTCAGAAGCAATTGCTAGTTTAGAACGTTGttttggtgctgctgctgcttctacaTCTTCTTCTACGCCGTCTATGAGTTGTACTACTATGAAAGGATCAAATTATGGTGCTTTCGGTGCTGTCACGTTGGAGAAAAGTAAACTTGATATGACCAAACCTGAAACAAAGACTAGTCCTGAG GTTGCTACTGGAGGAGGTGGTGGAGATATTGGGAAGAGAATtaataatggtggtggtgatggtggtgatgatggtggtgatgatgacgaCTACTTTGATGATTTCGATGAAGGAGATGATGGAGATGACGGTGGACTATTTAGGAGGCGAATTGTTTTATCAGAG CTTTTCGGGCGCAAGTTTTTAGATTCTGTCTTAAATGAGTGGCACAAAACAGTGATGGATTTGCCTGCGGGGATTCGACAGGGTTATGAAATG GGTTGGTTGAGTTCAGCGCAAATCGTAAAGTATCTCGCTACACATGCTAGGCCAACCACGATCAGAGTTGTTTCTCGAACACTTCCTGAAGGAATGTCTAGGGCTTTCATTGGCAG GATGATTGCCGATCCAGCATTCTTATACAGGTTTCTACTAGAGCAAGCTGCTGCTATTGGTTGCTCCGTTTGGTGGGAAGTAAAGACTCGAAAGGAAAG GTTAAAACAAGAATGGGATCTTGCACTTATTAATGTGTTAACAACGACAGCTTGCAATGCCATTGTTGTGTGGTCACTTGCTCCTTGTCGTTCATATGGGAGTACATTCCGTTACGACTTGCAAAACACCATACAGAAGCTTCCTAACAATGTTTTCGAAAGGAGCTATCCACAGAGAGAATTTGATTTGCAGCAAAGATTTCAGTCTTTTTTCTACAAGGCTGCGGAGTTGTGTATGGTTGGAATTACTGCTGGTGCAGCACAAGGTGCTCTATCAAAACTCTCTGCCAGTAAGAAGGAGGGGAG GTTATCTGTGACAATGCCGACCGTGAGTAATAATGCACTTAGTTATGGGGCGTTCTTGGGAATCTATGCAAACCTGAGATATCAGCTATTATGTGGACTAGATAAAACTGTTATGAATCATTTTGACGTTCTTGGAGTGGCTCTATGTCTTAGCACGGCGATGAG GGTTCTAAATGTTCAAGTTGGAGAGACATCAAGGCTTGCTTGGCTTGGAATGCAGGCTGACCCACTGGTTGAATCAGACAATTTGTTGAAGGCATACAACAGGCCAACTGAAGCAGCTCCCGCGTCTTCTTCAAACTGGTTCATATCAAAGAATCCTGTTGTTTCTGGTCTTGATCTTTTTGGTAAGAAGCAACGCAACACCGATGGGGAAGCTCCTCCACCTCCCAACACTAGGAGAAAGAGGATTGTGAGGAAAAAAGTTACAGCTTGA